Sequence from the Magallana gigas chromosome 4, xbMagGiga1.1, whole genome shotgun sequence genome:
atattgatatttctgATGCAGTGATTTCTAGGGAagtattttaagaaaaacaCTACTTTTACTGTTGTAACAACGGTCCTACAGATCAAAAGATGACGTTTAAGCATTTCAAAACGCTGTTGAATAAGATTTCggggaaaacaaaatattgctgTTCTTTTCATTTTTGGAAGTAGgtttattatatgaaacaaaccCTGATTGAGTCATTAGGCACAATACGTCCATTAGCTATGTGGATTTTTTGCGTGAAAATAACGAACAAAAAAAAGTACCAGAAATTCAATAATCTCAAGCTTTAATTACGCAGtgcttttcatattttatataagTAAGTTAGTTACTAATTAACAAAGAGAACATTTCCGCAACGACGATTTATGAACCTATTTAATCTTGCATGACTTCGATGGCTGTTTTTTCGTTTAAAGCGGTTAAGAAGCAGAGAAAATTTAAGACAAAACATGTCGACAGTTTTTATTCTTAAGAAGGAGATTGAATAAGTTCAGGCAGTATCCATCAtttatttgttgaaataaacaatTCTGAATTTAGGAGAgggtaatcattaaaaaatcctaaatataatttataagaatgatttaaaaatatttattttaaaataattgttaagtacAGAGAAAGTGGTTTTTACTTGAAGAATAAAACTGCACAACGGTCGCGAGTTTAAGTAATGATAATTTCAAACTATTATTAAATGAGTTATGCtggcatgtttatttttatgaaaaaaaaagaacactaTGATGATGAACAATTTTTGAGTTGCAGTTGGTTACTCTAAGGAGAACGTTGCCTTGAAGTGGAATTCCAAAGAACCAGTTATCTTTGGACTTGACGATAACGACGAACAGAGCCTACCGCAGTTCTATTTCTACAAACCACTGGAGACCGAGGGCTGTTTCAGCTTCGACTCGTTTAGTAAGTTTTCTGTTCTCCTCTTAGTTAATTTGTGACGTGTTATTTAGATTACGCTTGACTTTTGTCAAAAGCATAATAATGTGTATTTGGGTACAGTACTCTTTAATCAAAGCATTTGATCTATCGAAAAGCTATCAAATCATTCTGTATCAATTAATTCATCCGGAAAATAAATAgttgcaaaataaattaaaatgttaggAGTTTCTACGGAAGCCCATTTAGGACCTAtcgaaaatatttttgaattcttaaatttgttaaaacgaatttaaatcgttataacgaatttttgaatccgttataacgaatcaaatttgttaaaacaaattttaggaattcgttataacgaatttaatctgttataacaaattcgctgaattcgttatttcaaattttaaaatctgtttgaacaaattaaatttgaaataacgaattcttgaattcgttatttcaaagttttaattcgTAATTTCGGTTTTATAAAATCggttataacatattttcattcaattagTGGTAACAAATTTCATGTTTCGGTGAACAGATTAAACGGGGCCGACTTCATTTGTTCCATATCGGCGTACGACGAAATGCGCCGATCAATTGATCGGCGTTAATCGGCGAAATGGTAAATGAAGTAAACTGGAGAAAAAACGAAAGTGGAGGAACATATTGTCACGGCTGTTgctgtaaccatggtaacagatGTAACACCAAAAGACACCTTACTTTTTCGGCTTTGCTAGAATTCCTACATagatagaaacaaaatatttaagaactgctatatatgtAGCAACGCATTTTCACCAAAAATACCATGAAGGATATACAGATTTGTTTCGACAGGTTTCTGCGCaaaattccaaaaattgtttaatcaatGTTATTCATCAATGATCATGCTGATTTATTAAATGACACTTGCAGCCCAGCCAATGTCAAACTTAGGTCATAGAATTTATTTACCAGAATTTAATGCTAAACTGCACCGAAATCGATGCAAAAATAATGAAGTTACGCCTCTTCAAAGTGcctatttttacctgcttttAGAAATCTCATcaagagaaaatgaaattaggcgataacgaggcttcagtgacgtcacgaggtcaacacGAGGGAAATTAccttacaaagctatacaaaatacaaaataaattcgattttacacaaaaatgattgatataggcCTGATGTTTTGGCGAATCTAGTTATTCTAAGTATCGTAGATTTAGAAAGttgtatccgtaattattttgttacagatttctttttaaacgattttgaaATTTGCTATTCTAATCGTCttttaccgatgaatacgaTATCTTTAAACGCTTGCAAGGGCAGATTTGtgttcattattcatatttattttggtcGGTGCatgttcaataaaataaagcttgaagggctttatgatagatttgatatgCACGCTCctaccgaaattatcacctaataatattcaaagaatgatgcctttttgcttatatttatattatttccaatttctacacttcaaaaaacacattttaaagccactgggtttttttcatgcatAGCACATGTTATGTATTATTGCAGCAAATACCGTTTCTTGGTTATGCTGTaggacacgcccattttgtttcgctcattttttttaaattattgggCTATAGGTTTCAAAATTGCTTTGTAATTTTATCACAGTAAAGgacatttgaaaaataaaaatatgatattttatatgacaaagccaggcattataaccaggatgtgcgcatgcgtgaaccaactttccatcAGGATTGGTAAACGTTTGGGAGGAGATTCGATAGCTTCTTggaggaacttcgaactgatGATAGgtgctaaaaaaaacaaaaaacaaaacaaacaaacaaaagaccGCGACTTTTATATCATATAGTAATTAGAAATTAAAGGAATGGTATGTACCTTTGGTTAACACTTAAACAAGGGGCCCATGTGGCTACATcgttcacctgagcaacaataactttatatgggcgttcaaaggatattataccatatggcccctcggtagaataacaaaaaataaaaatatagtaaagtatttgaatttttgttacTTGTTTTTGCATGCACTTAATCAGCAAACATAAGGCTTAACATTTACTTCCCGAAGAATGACAAAATTGTATAACTTCCTTTGGCTAAACATTTACTTCCCAAAAAAGGacatatttttataacttcCTTTGGCTTAACAAGCTCTTCCCGAATGATGACAAGACCAATGAGTAACAGTTCCCCTTGCATAACATTATCAGTTGTCTGAAGAATGACAGGGCCGCTATGTTATACGTAGGGAAATATTCTCAGTGACGGTATTTGACTACACTCTTTTCAAGTGTCATCAATAAGAATGCTTCCTTTTTTGCTGAAATATCTCTGATGACTAAAAAACATATCAAAGTACAAgtcatttttgtttactttcagAACATGTAGGTTTACTTAAACACAAACCTTAAAGAGCTATCCTTTCTCAAAGCAGCTGTTCTGTAACAGTTTGAATTGCCGCTATTAGAATACTTGTTTTATacacttgtcaatatttattgaatacGTCACAAAGCATGTTTAATAGTGAATGTCGATGCTGGGAGACAAATCATCGAAATGCAGTGCAAATAATGCCGAAAAAAGGCTTACCCAATACAGAGACCCCAGATTTGGATGTGTCAGTTACATGTagaatataatcaggataataaaGGCATGGATATTTGTAATATCAGCAAGTGTTATGAGGTATACATGGCTTGACCGGCCTTTCCTCTCGACAGCAGTGTGAACAAAAATGACAAgagtgtaacactaccctgaatattatgaaagatgaatttggcaaatatataaaaaaaaactatgaccatttcttttttttatttcgcatGGACAATTTTATGGTCAGAGTGAACCCATTCTAGAACTCCCAAACATTAAGGAATTAAGAATTTGGGGTTAAATGCTCAATTTTCCGTTAAAGAAAGACTTACATTaaagatacatttttttatttgtattgaatataagatatgattattattttttacattttttttttatatttgccaAATAGTTATTATTACACAATGTCCAAAACCGTGTTGATATGTTGTAATGACTTGGCTATTGTCTCTGATTTTGTTAACCGAACCCAATGACAAAAATGATTCGCTATCAACCATTTTATCTTCacaaaacatgaaataaaataaactttagGAAATAAGATTTTACTAGGAGTACTTTATTTCGTTGTTATTGAACTTTCACAAATATATTCCTTTATCACTAGAGGTAAAAAACAAGGACAATCTAATCACTGTGCTCAACTGATTACTAACTAGTAAAAGGCAGTAAacgtacatgaataaacatGCACTGGCTTTGAAAAAAAACGACGGAAATGATCGTTGTTAATTAAAGCTCGCATAGTGTGGTCAACTGCGAATGATAATATACAAGTCAAgtaatctaaaatatatatctagGTCAGTTGAACCTAGCAGATATAGGTTAATATTTCAATCTCGTGGATACAGCTGAACACTGtagtaaaaataaatgatattgccaaaaaatgaagacAAATGCAAACTTCAAAGGCAAACTGCATAAGCAGACATTTTATGGCacttaacaaatattaaaattggaGTTTTCAAATTACCGATAATCATTAAGTCAGGTCATACTGACCTTGAAAAAAATGAGCGaaacaaaatgggcgtgtcctACAGCATAACCGAGAAACGGTATCTGCTGCAATAATACATAACATGTgctatgtatgaaaaaaaaactagtagttttaaaatgtttttttgaagtgtagaaattgaaaataatataaatataagcaaaaaggcatcattctttgaatattattaggtgataattttggtcggagcGTGCATTACAAAGCAATTTTGAAACCTATAGcccaataatttaaaaaaaatgagcgaaacaaaatgggcgtgtcctACAGCATAACCAAGAAACGGTATTTGCTGCAATAATACATAACATGTGCTatgcatgaaaaaaacccagtggctttaaaatgtgttttttgaagtgtagaaattggaaataatataaatataagcaaaaaGGCATCATTCATTGAATATTattaggtgataatttcggtagGAGCGTGcatatcaaatctatcataaagcccttcaagctttatttgatttgaacatgcACCgaccaaaataaatatgaataatgaacacaaatctgcccatgcaagcgtttaaagatatcgtattcatcggtaaaaGACGATTAGAATAGCAAATttcaaaatcgtttaaaaagaaatccgTAACAAACTAATTACGGATACAACTTTCTAAATCTACGATACTTAgaataactagatacgtcaaaacatcagacctatatcaatcatttttgctgtaaaatcgaatttattttgtattttgtatagctttgtaaggTAATTTCCCTCgtgttgacctcgtgacgtcactgaagcctcgttatcgcctaatttcattttctcttgATGAGATTTCTaaaagcaggtaaaaataggCACTTTGAAGAGGCGTAACTTCATTATTTTTGCATCGATTTCGGTGCAGTTTAGCATTAAATTCTGGTAAATAAATTCTATGACCTAAGTTTGACATTGGCTGGGCTGCAAGTGCCATTTAATAAATCAGCATGATCATTGATTAATAACATTGACTAAACAGTTTTTGGGATTTTGCGCAGAAACCAGTCGAAACAAATATGTATATCCTTCATGGTATTTTTGGTGAAAATCCGTTGCTacatatatagcagttcttaaatattttgtttctatctATGTAGGAATTCTAGCAAAGCCGAAAAAGTAAGGTGTCTTTTGGAATTGTTACATTTGTTACCACGGTTACAGCAAAAGCTctgacaatacatgtatgttcctCCACTTTCGTTTTTACTCCAGTTAACTTCATTTACCATTTCGCCGTTTAACGCCGATCAATTGATCGGCAAATTTCGTCGTACGCCGATATGGAACAAATGAAGTCCGCCCGTTAATTTGTTccccaaaacatgaaatttgttaCCCCAAATTGGATGAAATAGGTTATAACCGATTTTAAAAAAACGAAATTAcgaattaaaactttgaaataacgaattcaagaattcgttatttcaaatttaaatttggaATAACGAATTCAGCggatttgttataacagattaaattCGTTAAAACGAAttcctaaaatttgttataacaaatttaattcgttataacggattcaacaattcgttataacgatttaaattcgttttaacaaattcaagaattcgttatatcaaattcaaatatattttttttataggtcCTAAATGGGCTTCCGTAAGTGTCGTTATTTGACATATTAATATGACTATATAtaagaaagaaaacaatttgaaaagtttgccaTTTGACTTGACAAATCTTcgttaaaatttgattaaacaaaaCGCTTAAAATAGATGTAGATGTTCGTTCTTTTCATATCACAGCAGAGCATATCAATAGTAACCGATCTACAGAGCATTTATGACTGTATATTAGATAAAATTACAATGACACATTTACAAAGTTCATAATCAATATAGAACCAGTCACGTAACTTATCTATTTGGGTAAAGCACAACTAATTAGGATTTCTAGCTGTAGAGGATAATTTATCTTGTAGCTATTACAAGTTGACCGCCCATCATACATACTCAGTATTGCTCAGAAAGTCTCTTCATGGTTGTCGTTGATGTCATTTTTGCCAGTTTACAATCATATTCATTCTAATTTCTTTCGGGTTTGTTGAACCGATTGGATAGAAATAAAACCTGAACAAtttcaattaacaaaaacattagatgtacttttttaaaaattactgcaTCAATATATCTGATTAATTGGCAATGTTaccgttttaaaataaaaagggCATTTCGGTATGTCAAcacatttatttaatgaaattaatgaaatcaaGAAATTTTTATGTTTCAATTCCAGAAATAGAGTTTTCCTGTCTCAGAGCCAAactttttattcaaagaaaTTTGGGATTCTACATTGCACAAGTGTTTATTCCAAGCATGCTGATTGTCATCCTTTCCTGGATCTCGTTTTGGATTCACGTAGACTATTTACCCGCGAGGGCTTCGCTAGGAGTCATCTGTGTGCTCACCATGACAACGCAGAGTTCCGGCATACGGTCTTCTCTTCCGGTTTTGTCTTACATAAAGGCCATTGATGTCTGGTTGGCTGCTGGACTTTTGTTTGTGGTTGCCGCTTTATTGGAATTCGCTTATGTAAACGTACAAACAAGAAAACATCGCAAACAAGCTAAGGTACCTTACTCTAATTCCAATAATTTATTCTAATGATAACTCACAACATGATAATACCCTTAACGTAAATTAGGCGTTTACGATATTGGGCAGATATTGATTTtaacaagtaaattttaaacgGATTCTTCAATGTAATAGCATAATTTCATATTTGCAGAACATTTAGCAATGGCCTTATCTTGAGTTAGCTCAAAAAATGTCGAAATAAATGCAGAGTAGATTGAAAGATACGTTTACAGTAAACTTGGAAAAACAAATATCATAGCAACTAAAGTCAAAACACATACTTAGTATATAAAAACCACATCAACAACAGGTTCGTTCATTaaagatttattgatttttgaataattatagGACGATGAGGAAAGCATGCAGATTGCAGAACCGCAGGCGAAGACAGATTTCATGGACCGAGCTCGACGTGTTGATAGAGTGTCCAGAATTGTATTTCCTCTCTGCTATGCTGTATTCAATCTTGTTTTCTGGGCTGTTTACCTTGcaaaataattgattataatGGACATTGTTACACTGATCGATATCAGTTGCATCACTTCTAACTATGTAAATTTGAAGACTGCGCACATCATTTCTTAAATTCAGTTTGTGAACGAAGATGGTTCTTGTGTCTTTTTGAGGAgagaaaatatgtttaatttatttataaatccaaTTTAATAGCATGCGCTTTTTAATATGTTTCACATTGATTCAACTGTGTCTGTgttataaatttgttttcatgtgtTTATGTGGTTTTGAAAAGtaatcaaaaatgttattttgaattcaataaCAATGAAAAGTGTTTCATTTTAAAGCCTTTGTAGTGGGTGTCTTTAAAAGTTAATGGAAgctaaaatgattaaaaaagcaaagaataaatatgaataaatatatcagtgttttgtaaaaagtagttattattgtgtttaatgTTAATACCTTTTATGTGACATGTGTTTTCTTCTTGTTTTACCacatatgatattaattttgttaacatttattaGGTCTCCTATTTCGGCAtatgacaattatgaaattaattggTGCTATCTCTGAGTCAAGATTCTAAATCTAATACCATCTTGGCACGATAATGTTGAAACCAATCAGCGTGGCTCCTCGATACCACGTGACCGTTCTTGATCTATTTACTAGAAGAGAACGCCAcgctttactttaaaaagatattttgggAAAACTCTCCATTCTTCCCTTTCTTTCGccataattattataattttcactttatttcttttttcatgtgTCGGTATACTATGTATCTTGTTATTGCGTGtatcttgttatttttcactcCTTTTTGATCTTTGGCTTTTCATCGCCttgatttttgatatattgtataatatactGACAAAGACTTTACACAGTAGTCAGTTGTTTTCTAGTCTATGCTGACCCCCTTGAtggtttatatgtatatatattttatttttcgtcaTTTACTTCAATAAATGAAATGTGTTCATTGctatttctgttttgttttctctatGGTTTACATAAAAAAACTAAGTGCAGTTGTCTTGACGTT
This genomic interval carries:
- the LOC105345459 gene encoding glycine receptor subunit alphaZ1, encoding MNTLFTCLWTVLLLGPLVRSQQQQRRDILNYLLNSSTYDPGIAPDYEEDVATEVEVQLEITSIDSISAISMEYSMNVFLQQTWRDPRLNFSHISNISVLELDQRRIGDVWAPDIFFKNEKSGSLHTVTVPNKLLHINNDGSVLYSMRLSLTLSCMMDLRYFPMDDQTCLILMESFGYSKENVALKWNSKEPVIFGLDDNDEQSLPQFYFYKPLETEGCFSFDSFKIEFSCLRAKLFIQRNLGFYIAQVFIPSMLIVILSWISFWIHVDYLPARASLGVICVLTMTTQSSGIRSSLPVLSYIKAIDVWLAAGLLFVVAALLEFAYVNVQTRKHRKQAKDDEESMQIAEPQAKTDFMDRARRVDRVSRIVFPLCYAVFNLVFWAVYLAK